CGTCGAATTTTTAAGGAATTTTCATGGCAAACAGTAATATGCAGGCAACCGACGCGGTTGCTCAGGATACCGCCTCCGCATCCGGTGAATTTGATGCGTTGCTGAATCAGGCCTTCCGACCCAAGACTACCCAGGCGGCAAAAGCCGTGGAAGCCGCGGTGCAGACGCTGGCGCAACAGGCGCTGGCGAACACGATCACCGTCAGCGATGACGCCTATAAAAGCATCAGCGCTATTATTGCGCAGATCGACTTTAAACTGACCGAACAGATCAAACTGATCCTGCAACATCCCGACTGGCAGAAGCTGGAATCCTCGTGGCGCGGTATGGAGCATCTGGTTTACAACACCGAGACCGACGAAAAGCTGAAAATTCGCTTCATGAATCTGTCAAAAGATGAATTGCGGCGCAACATGAAGCGTTACAAGGGCATCGCCTGGGATCAAAGCCCGATGTTCAAGAAACTGTATGAAGCCGAATACGGCCAGTTAGGTGGCGAACCTTATGGCTGTATCATTGCGGATTACTACTTCGACCATACACCGCCCGATGTGGATCTGCTTGGCTCTATCGCCAAAGTCGCCGCGTCGGCCCATGCGCCGTTTATTGCCGGGGCTTCCCCCTCGGTACTGCAAATGGACTCCTGGCAGGAACTGGCGAATCCCCGCGACCTGACCAAAATCGTCACCCAGAACCTGGAATATGCGCCGTGGAACTCGCTGCGGGCTAGCGAAGACTCCCGTTATATTGGCCTGACGATGCCGCGTTTTCTTGCCCGCCTGCCGTATGGCGCAAAAACCAACCCGGTGGACGAGTTTGATTTTGAAGAAGATGCGGATGGTTCTGACCATACCAAATACGTCTGGAGCAACGCGGCCTACGCGATGGGCGTAAACATCAACCGTTCCTTCAAACACTACGGCTGGTGTACGTTGATTCGCGGTGTGGAATCAGGCGGTGCGGTGGAAAATCTTCCCTGCCATACCTTCCCGACTGACGATGGCGGCGTGGACATGAAATGCCCGACCGAAATCGCCATCTCTGACCGCCGCGAGGCTGAACTGGC
This DNA window, taken from Salmonella enterica subsp. enterica serovar Typhimurium str. LT2, encodes the following:
- a CDS encoding putative cytoplasmic protein — translated: MANSNMQATDAVAQDTASASGEFDALLNQAFRPKTTQAAKAVEAAVQTLAQQALANTITVSDDAYKSISAIIAQIDFKLTEQIKLILQHPDWQKLESSWRGMEHLVYNTETDEKLKIRFMNLSKDELRRNMKRYKGIAWDQSPMFKKLYEAEYGQLGGEPYGCIIADYYFDHTPPDVDLLGSIAKVAASAHAPFIAGASPSVLQMDSWQELANPRDLTKIVTQNLEYAPWNSLRASEDSRYIGLTMPRFLARLPYGAKTNPVDEFDFEEDADGSDHTKYVWSNAAYAMGVNINRSFKHYGWCTLIRGVESGGAVENLPCHTFPTDDGGVDMKCPTEIAISDRREAELAKNGFIPLIHRKNSDYAAFIGAQSLQKPQEYYDPDATANANLSARLPYLFACSRFAHFLKCIVRDKIGSFKEREDMQRWLNEWIMNYVDADPVNSSQETKARRPLAAAEVVVEEVEGNPGYYDAKFFLRPHFQLEGLTGSLRLVTKLPSVKQGNA